From the candidate division KSB1 bacterium genome, one window contains:
- a CDS encoding DUF429 domain-containing protein: MTIHILGIDAAWTAQQPSGVALLGARKNAKPELLALGRSYEEFLAAGLHRQSDWRNRVHGSPPAINALLAHCRKLSGALPRIIALDIPLSPQPLAGRRMCDNAVTSAYVSRGAGTHTPTARRPGPLAYALFQQLCAAGYHWHTHGVLPRQKRVFLETYPHPAIIELMQLPRRLAYKTSRRAQYWPEASPALRWRRLCRNLEALRDALAGEIKGVTSLVPAATAVRRRGGAVLLKGLEDMLDAVVCAWVGYQFWRGCARAYGNAEAAIWIPVPDFRSKKLVKPSKN; encoded by the coding sequence ATGACCATCCACATTCTCGGCATTGATGCGGCCTGGACTGCACAACAACCTTCCGGCGTGGCGCTGCTGGGTGCACGCAAAAATGCCAAACCGGAATTGCTCGCGCTCGGCCGATCCTACGAAGAATTTCTCGCTGCCGGCCTGCACAGGCAAAGCGATTGGCGCAACCGGGTTCACGGCTCTCCCCCTGCCATCAACGCCCTGCTGGCGCATTGCCGCAAACTCAGCGGCGCCCTGCCGCGCATCATCGCGCTCGATATTCCGCTCTCGCCACAACCGCTCGCTGGCCGCCGGATGTGCGACAATGCCGTGACTTCAGCCTACGTGAGCCGCGGCGCTGGCACGCATACGCCCACCGCCCGGCGTCCCGGCCCGCTGGCATACGCCCTCTTCCAGCAGCTTTGCGCCGCCGGCTATCACTGGCATACCCACGGCGTGCTGCCGCGGCAAAAACGCGTCTTTCTCGAAACCTATCCCCATCCTGCCATCATCGAGCTGATGCAACTGCCAAGGCGCCTGGCTTACAAAACCTCGCGTCGCGCGCAATACTGGCCGGAAGCCTCACCCGCCCTGCGCTGGCGCCGCCTCTGCCGCAATCTCGAGGCTTTGCGCGACGCGCTCGCCGGCGAGATCAAGGGCGTGACCAGCCTGGTGCCGGCCGCAACTGCGGTGCGCCGTCGCGGCGGCGCTGTGCTCCTCAAGGGCCTGGAGGACATGCTCGACGCCGTGGTTTGCGCCTGGGTCGGATATCAATTCTGGCGCGGCTGCGCCCGGGCATACGGCAATGCCGAGGCCGCCATCTGGATCCCTGTGCCGGATTTCCGTTCCAAAAAATTGGTGAAGCCTTCAAAAAATTGA
- a CDS encoding RagB/SusD family nutrient uptake outer membrane protein, with amino-acid sequence MKRFLHTPKVALLLSGMLLVVLTACSLDVTNPNSASEDQVLTTRAGVIALAVGMQQNFAVSVMEPVILTPGVTSGEIAINSTFTNLLELQDGGNQVTTGNGNVLALWARPIRVIGMANDLIASAPKVQLEGGTRSGIIALAHLYKAMAMGFLAQSFEQAPVDLDKNGRAVFQPRQEVLLAAIRLLDAATQLLAATPVSNEFNTQILARNFDLLNTINAMRARYNLMAGRYQAALDIAGSVNPAAKSVFTYDDRNPNPIYQLVFINRNYAPRDNFGSRLTEPGDGRLAFYLNPADKTNPSPYNLPIDDLKGFFDAANKAIPVYLPGEMNLIKAEALVRLGRLPEAVNEINAVRTKTSDPFGVAAGLPAYSGAVTEAALLEEIYRQRTAELFMTGLHLEDSRRLGRPGPLDPNPERNRNFYPYPDQERLNNPNTPADPTI; translated from the coding sequence ATGAAGCGTTTTCTTCATACCCCGAAAGTGGCGCTGCTATTGTCAGGCATGCTGCTGGTGGTGCTCACCGCCTGCTCGCTGGATGTCACCAACCCCAACAGCGCCTCGGAAGATCAGGTGTTGACCACGCGCGCCGGCGTGATCGCGCTGGCCGTGGGCATGCAGCAAAATTTCGCCGTGAGCGTGATGGAACCGGTGATTCTGACGCCGGGTGTCACCAGCGGCGAAATCGCGATCAATTCCACCTTCACCAACCTGCTGGAACTGCAGGACGGCGGCAACCAGGTCACCACCGGCAACGGCAACGTGCTGGCGCTGTGGGCGCGGCCGATCCGGGTGATCGGCATGGCGAATGACTTGATTGCCAGCGCGCCCAAAGTGCAACTGGAGGGCGGCACGCGCAGCGGCATTATCGCTCTGGCGCATCTCTACAAGGCCATGGCGATGGGCTTTTTGGCGCAGTCGTTCGAGCAGGCGCCGGTCGATTTGGACAAGAACGGCCGGGCGGTGTTCCAACCGCGGCAGGAGGTGTTGCTTGCCGCCATCCGTCTGCTTGATGCCGCCACGCAGTTGCTGGCTGCGACGCCGGTGAGCAACGAATTCAATACGCAGATCCTGGCGCGAAATTTCGATCTGCTCAACACGATCAATGCCATGCGGGCGCGCTACAACCTGATGGCCGGCCGTTATCAAGCCGCGCTCGACATCGCGGGCAGTGTCAACCCCGCCGCCAAATCGGTTTTCACCTACGATGATCGCAATCCCAATCCCATTTACCAGCTCGTGTTCATCAACCGCAACTATGCCCCGCGCGACAACTTCGGCAGCCGGCTGACTGAACCGGGTGACGGCCGGCTGGCGTTCTATCTCAATCCGGCAGACAAAACCAATCCCTCGCCCTACAATCTGCCCATCGATGACCTTAAGGGTTTCTTCGATGCCGCCAACAAGGCGATTCCGGTGTATCTGCCCGGCGAGATGAATTTGATCAAAGCCGAGGCGCTGGTGCGGCTCGGCCGCCTGCCCGAAGCGGTGAATGAGATCAACGCGGTGCGCACCAAAACCAGCGATCCCTTCGGCGTCGCGGCCGGCTTGCCGGCTTACAGTGGCGCGGTGACCGAAGCGGCGTTGTTGGAAGAAATTTACCGCCAGCGCACTGCCGAGTTGTTCATGACCGGCTTGCATCTTGAAGACAGCCGCCGGCTGGGCCGTCCCGGTCCGCTCGATCCCAACCCCGAGCGCAACCGCAATTTCTATCCCTATCCCGACCAGGAACGGCTGAACAATCCCAACACCCCGGCGGATCCCACCATCTGA
- a CDS encoding uracil-DNA glycosylase, whose translation MVVHPTRRNLLQLQQEIITCRRCPRLVAWRERLAREKTKRFADEEYWGKPVPSFGDWRACLLIIGLAPAAHGGNRTGRTFTGDRSGDWLYRALYKAGFANQPVSLHRHDGLKLKDCLITAPCRCAPPANKPTPEELANCRPFILTEAALLKQIKVVIALGRIAFNTALSVFGEVYGMTHSPRPKFAHRAEVKLTDKITLLASFHPSQQNTFTGRLTEAMFDAVFRRARQLLDSDRGRRQPC comes from the coding sequence ATGGTTGTCCATCCCACCCGGCGCAACCTGCTGCAATTGCAGCAGGAAATCATCACCTGCCGGCGCTGTCCCCGGCTGGTGGCCTGGCGGGAACGTCTCGCCCGCGAAAAAACCAAACGTTTCGCCGACGAAGAATATTGGGGCAAACCCGTGCCCTCCTTCGGCGACTGGCGGGCGTGCCTGTTGATCATCGGTCTGGCGCCCGCGGCTCACGGCGGCAACCGCACCGGTCGCACCTTCACCGGCGACCGCAGTGGCGACTGGCTTTACCGCGCCTTGTACAAAGCCGGTTTTGCCAATCAACCCGTCTCCCTCCATCGCCATGACGGGTTGAAGTTGAAAGATTGCCTGATCACCGCGCCCTGTCGCTGTGCCCCGCCAGCCAACAAACCGACGCCCGAGGAGCTGGCGAATTGCCGCCCTTTCATTCTCACCGAAGCAGCCTTGCTGAAGCAAATCAAAGTGGTGATCGCACTCGGCCGAATAGCATTCAACACCGCGCTTTCCGTTTTCGGGGAAGTCTATGGTATGACTCATTCCCCCAGGCCCAAATTCGCGCATCGCGCCGAGGTGAAGCTGACCGACAAAATCACGCTGCTGGCCTCCTTTCATCCCAGCCAGCAAAACACCTTCACCGGCAGACTGACCGAGGCGATGTTTGACGCCGTGTTTCGCCGCGCACGGCAGTTGCTGGATTCGGATCGAGGCCGGCGTCAACCTTGCTGA
- a CDS encoding ferritin, with protein MLQKTVQDALNEQVKAELESAYIYLAMSACCESLSLRGFAHWMRVQSREEVGHALKLFDYVNDRGGRVVLQALAQPPVDYQSVLDMMEHALSHEQKVSGMIHRLYELALAESDYPTQAHLQWFLTEQVEEEKTAQEIVQQLKMIGNHMPALLMLDRQMGQRGNK; from the coding sequence ATGTTGCAGAAAACGGTACAAGATGCCCTGAATGAGCAAGTCAAAGCCGAGCTGGAATCAGCCTACATTTATCTCGCCATGTCGGCCTGCTGCGAGTCGCTCAGCCTGCGCGGCTTCGCACATTGGATGCGGGTGCAAAGCCGGGAGGAAGTCGGGCACGCGCTCAAGCTGTTCGACTACGTCAACGATCGTGGCGGCCGGGTGGTGTTGCAGGCTTTGGCCCAGCCACCGGTGGATTACCAATCGGTGCTCGACATGATGGAGCATGCCCTCAGTCACGAACAAAAAGTGAGCGGGATGATCCACCGCCTCTATGAGCTGGCGCTTGCGGAAAGCGACTATCCCACCCAGGCGCATCTGCAGTGGTTTCTCACCGAGCAGGTGGAGGAGGAAAAGACGGCGCAGGAAATCGTACAACAACTCAAGATGATTGGCAATCACATGCCGGCTCTGCTGATGCTGGACCGTCAGATGGGCCAGCGCGGCAACAAGTGA
- a CDS encoding SusC/RagA family TonB-linked outer membrane protein yields the protein MFNLRRCLSMLLLLAVMPLAAHGQLTIQGTVTDDRGEPLVGANVLIPGTTRGAASDVNGKFTILVPSPGAETVVEARLIGYKTARQRVTQTSGIAEVNFSLTVDALQMDEVVVTGTSVATAKRQLGNAISTVNLRAVEATGATAIDAALTGKIAGAQISQNSGNPAGGVTVRLRGTSTVLGNADPLYIVDGVIVSNDSPQLIDLGGYRQNRLVDLNPQDIERIEVIKGAAAAAIYGSRANNGVVQIFTKRGSIGEPRISLTSRFMTSAIRKTLEVNRYPFDKPQSDPTAKPVTRYDYQDFIFRRAYGTENNFSITGGSANTQYYFSGSYLGNEGIVNKTSYHRTGGRARIDQTLSSWARLSAGANYTYSQSDEVPNGGINEAYGALTGFIFSPNITDPRPVNGVYPNTAAINRTNPVQAIDLFKFGQQSSRFIGDLQLGLTPWRGLSVDYTLGYDTYNQIGTGYIPSGTTAALYPLGFSRRGERDFLQLNNDVNVRYQTELSASLQSTTVVGGTLQYERASNFAAQATQLSPVSQIVPSGATLTVSEFRSRNVIYGAFVQQTFGLSNRLFVTVAGRVDASSVFGKEERWQFYPKASASYLLSDESFWRNGGLAGVFPSFKLRASWGESGNLTAIGPFDRFTNYSPVSYDGKSGLVPSTQLGTADIKPERQREYEVGVDFSLWRDKLAVELSYYNQHVTDLLLFRSLAPSTGFSSRLENIGTLDNKGWEVLLRALPLQSRSLRWSTTFTYATNKNEVNGIESGILLLADSFGQSAAVNGKPLGVFYTTFYARNPDGSLLLTPAGLPQPEQRSRHPQTGQPTGGTIRTVTGDPNPDFTFSWLNELEIGRNWSVRAQVDAVQGFDVFNFTRRVGARGPLYGNLVDYQRELEGKVPAGYNTALFSILGAWIEDGSFIKLREVAVSYDLHPRMLGLRSLRLSLIGRNLLSIDDYSGYDPEINTAGQSTGVRGFDFVEVPIPRTFSFGVTLNY from the coding sequence ATGTTCAATCTGCGACGTTGTTTGTCGATGCTGCTGTTGCTCGCTGTGATGCCGCTGGCTGCCCACGGCCAGTTGACGATTCAGGGCACGGTCACGGATGATCGCGGCGAGCCCCTGGTCGGTGCCAACGTGCTGATTCCCGGCACCACGCGCGGCGCCGCGTCCGACGTGAACGGCAAATTCACCATTTTGGTGCCGTCGCCGGGCGCGGAAACGGTGGTGGAAGCGCGCCTGATCGGCTACAAAACCGCGCGGCAGCGTGTCACGCAAACCAGCGGGATTGCCGAGGTCAACTTCTCGCTGACTGTTGATGCGCTGCAAATGGATGAAGTCGTGGTCACCGGCACTTCCGTGGCCACGGCGAAGCGGCAGCTTGGCAATGCCATTTCCACGGTGAACCTCCGCGCGGTGGAGGCGACCGGTGCCACGGCGATCGACGCCGCGCTCACCGGCAAGATTGCCGGCGCACAAATCAGCCAGAACTCGGGCAACCCGGCGGGCGGTGTCACGGTGCGGCTGCGCGGCACCAGCACGGTGCTGGGCAATGCCGACCCGCTTTATATCGTCGATGGCGTGATTGTGAGCAACGATTCGCCACAGTTGATCGATCTTGGCGGCTACCGGCAAAACCGGCTGGTGGATCTCAATCCGCAGGACATCGAGCGCATCGAGGTGATCAAGGGCGCGGCGGCGGCGGCGATCTACGGCTCGCGTGCCAACAATGGCGTGGTGCAAATCTTCACCAAACGCGGCAGCATCGGGGAACCGCGCATCAGCCTCACCTCGCGTTTCATGACCAGCGCGATTCGCAAGACCCTGGAGGTCAACAGGTATCCGTTCGACAAGCCGCAAAGCGACCCCACCGCCAAGCCGGTGACGCGCTACGATTACCAGGATTTCATTTTCCGGCGCGCCTACGGCACGGAGAACAATTTCTCGATCACCGGCGGCAGCGCCAACACGCAATACTATTTCTCCGGCTCCTACCTCGGCAACGAGGGCATCGTCAACAAGACCTCCTATCATCGCACCGGCGGCCGGGCGCGCATCGATCAAACCCTGTCGAGCTGGGCGCGGCTCTCGGCCGGCGCGAATTACACCTACAGCCAGAGCGATGAGGTGCCCAACGGCGGCATCAACGAGGCCTATGGCGCCCTCACCGGGTTTATCTTTTCGCCCAATATCACCGACCCGCGGCCGGTCAATGGTGTTTATCCCAACACGGCTGCCATCAACCGCACCAACCCGGTGCAGGCCATCGATCTGTTCAAATTCGGCCAGCAAAGCAGCCGCTTCATTGGTGATCTGCAGCTCGGCCTCACGCCCTGGCGCGGCCTGAGCGTGGATTACACGCTGGGCTATGACACCTACAATCAGATCGGCACGGGTTACATCCCCTCGGGCACCACGGCGGCGCTCTATCCGCTCGGTTTCTCGCGGCGCGGCGAGCGCGATTTTCTGCAGTTGAACAACGATGTCAACGTGCGTTATCAAACCGAACTGTCCGCTTCGCTGCAGTCCACCACGGTGGTGGGCGGCACGCTGCAATACGAGAGGGCGAGCAACTTTGCCGCACAAGCGACGCAGTTGAGCCCGGTGTCGCAAATCGTGCCGAGCGGCGCGACACTCACGGTCAGCGAATTCCGCAGCCGCAATGTCATCTATGGCGCGTTTGTCCAGCAGACCTTCGGGCTGTCCAACCGGCTGTTTGTCACGGTTGCCGGCCGCGTCGATGCCTCCTCGGTGTTCGGCAAGGAGGAACGCTGGCAGTTTTATCCCAAAGCCAGTGCTTCGTATTTGCTCTCCGATGAAAGTTTTTGGCGCAATGGCGGCCTGGCGGGCGTGTTTCCCAGCTTCAAGCTGCGCGCTTCGTGGGGCGAATCCGGCAATCTCACTGCCATCGGCCCCTTTGACCGTTTCACGAACTACAGCCCGGTGTCCTATGACGGCAAATCCGGCCTGGTGCCCAGCACGCAGCTCGGCACCGCCGACATCAAGCCCGAGCGCCAGCGCGAATATGAAGTGGGCGTGGACTTCAGCCTGTGGCGCGACAAACTCGCCGTCGAGCTGTCTTATTACAATCAGCACGTGACCGACCTGCTGTTGTTCCGTTCGCTCGCACCCTCCACCGGCTTCTCGAGCCGTCTGGAAAACATTGGCACGCTGGACAACAAGGGTTGGGAGGTGCTGTTGCGCGCCCTGCCGCTGCAAAGCCGCAGTCTGCGCTGGAGCACGACCTTCACCTACGCCACCAACAAGAACGAGGTCAACGGCATCGAAAGCGGTATCCTGCTGCTGGCCGATTCTTTCGGCCAATCGGCGGCGGTGAATGGCAAGCCGCTGGGCGTGTTCTACACCACCTTCTATGCGCGCAATCCCGACGGCAGCTTGCTGCTGACGCCGGCGGGCCTGCCGCAACCCGAGCAGCGCAGCCGCCATCCGCAAACCGGCCAGCCCACCGGCGGCACCATTCGCACCGTCACCGGCGACCCCAATCCCGATTTCACCTTCTCGTGGCTCAATGAGCTGGAGATCGGCCGCAATTGGTCGGTGCGGGCCCAGGTCGATGCGGTGCAGGGCTTCGACGTGTTCAACTTCACGCGGCGGGTGGGCGCACGCGGGCCGCTTTACGGCAATCTGGTCGACTACCAGCGCGAGTTGGAGGGCAAAGTCCCGGCGGGCTACAACACCGCGTTGTTTTCGATTTTGGGCGCCTGGATCGAAGACGGTTCGTTCATCAAACTGCGTGAAGTGGCGGTGTCGTATGACCTGCATCCCAGAATGCTCGGTCTGCGCAGCCTGCGGCTGAGTCTGATCGGCCGCAATCTGCTGTCGATCGATGACTACAGCGGCTATGATCCGGAAATCAACACCGCCGGCCAGAGCACGGGCGTGCGGGGCTTTGACTTCGTCGAAGTGCCGATTCCGCGCACGTTTTCCTTCGGCGTGACATTGAATTACTAG